A part of Nocardioides sp. WS12 genomic DNA contains:
- a CDS encoding CocE/NonD family hydrolase, whose protein sequence is MGTRLGALTLAVVTVAAGITVAPGWAAAEDTPAPVVVDHWFTTSDGVQLQTTLTTTGTSTGAVEAKPTVVEFSPYGNNSQTLEVGPDYNYLLVQIRGTGGSDGSFDALGPKSQSDVVEVLEWACTQPFSDGRLALNGFSASAIVLYNSWHQELPCVKAAILRSGTHELYRDLLVPGGLMNLVPGAGVISLIGAPALLQGVERLQRNPASSLDVIGGLFTSGVNAGLAHPSLDAWWAERGWRGDANDIPVLMINGFYDVESRGAFQGYRALRADGAHLLMEGGHDGVPVGTDGGAAEAAAWLDHFVRGEANGIESQPRVSLTLAKGDRPSYLKGEHVTVRGTDWPLPGTEWTELAFAPGRALALTPPTTRGTASYVTVPSLPTMTDVPNIALIDAGAAGALPLLSQTTLASIDGVTGLTYTTGALDADVDLAGPVALDLNLSTTTPGSGIWAVLSDVAPDGTSSPLTVGRLNTNYPGVVPGKSMTDSQGRIVQPYGDYSHTSPATPLQFRRYQVELWPVGNRFEKGHRIRIQIVGTSLASPLALPAIHNLRIGGADGARLRVPVLPGSDLGSALTP, encoded by the coding sequence ATGGGCACCCGACTCGGAGCACTCACCCTTGCCGTCGTCACGGTCGCTGCCGGCATCACGGTGGCACCTGGTTGGGCGGCCGCTGAGGACACCCCTGCGCCGGTCGTCGTCGACCACTGGTTCACGACCTCTGACGGCGTCCAGTTGCAGACCACGCTGACCACTACCGGCACCAGTACCGGCGCCGTCGAGGCGAAGCCGACCGTGGTCGAGTTCTCGCCGTACGGCAACAACAGCCAGACGCTCGAGGTCGGCCCGGACTACAACTACCTGCTCGTCCAGATCCGCGGCACCGGTGGCAGCGACGGTTCGTTCGACGCGCTCGGCCCGAAGAGCCAGAGCGATGTCGTCGAGGTGCTCGAGTGGGCGTGCACGCAGCCCTTCAGCGACGGACGACTGGCACTCAACGGCTTCTCGGCCAGTGCGATCGTGCTCTACAACTCCTGGCACCAGGAGCTGCCGTGCGTGAAGGCCGCGATCCTCAGGTCCGGCACCCACGAGTTGTACCGGGACCTCCTCGTGCCCGGCGGCTTGATGAACCTCGTGCCCGGTGCCGGCGTGATCAGCCTCATCGGTGCCCCCGCCCTGCTGCAGGGCGTCGAACGCCTGCAGCGCAACCCCGCCTCCTCGCTCGACGTGATCGGCGGACTCTTCACCTCCGGGGTCAACGCCGGCCTCGCCCATCCGAGCCTCGACGCCTGGTGGGCCGAGCGCGGTTGGCGCGGCGACGCCAACGACATCCCGGTGCTGATGATCAACGGGTTCTACGACGTCGAGTCGCGCGGCGCGTTCCAGGGCTACCGGGCGTTGCGGGCCGACGGAGCTCACCTGCTGATGGAGGGCGGCCACGACGGCGTGCCCGTGGGCACCGACGGGGGAGCGGCCGAGGCCGCCGCGTGGCTCGACCACTTCGTCCGCGGCGAGGCGAACGGCATCGAGAGCCAGCCTCGGGTCAGTCTCACCCTTGCCAAGGGCGACCGGCCGTCGTACCTCAAGGGCGAGCACGTCACCGTCCGGGGAACCGACTGGCCGCTGCCGGGTACGGAGTGGACCGAACTCGCCTTCGCGCCGGGACGGGCGCTCGCGCTGACGCCGCCGACGACCAGGGGTACGGCGTCGTACGTCACCGTCCCGTCCCTGCCGACGATGACCGACGTCCCGAACATCGCGCTGATCGACGCCGGTGCGGCGGGTGCGTTGCCGCTGCTCAGCCAGACCACGCTCGCCAGCATCGACGGCGTGACCGGGCTGACCTATACGACGGGCGCGCTCGACGCGGATGTCGACCTCGCCGGTCCGGTCGCGTTGGACCTGAACCTGTCGACCACGACTCCGGGCTCCGGCATCTGGGCCGTCCTGTCCGATGTCGCTCCTGACGGGACGTCCAGCCCGCTCACGGTCGGCCGGCTGAACACGAACTACCCGGGCGTCGTACCCGGGAAGTCCATGACCGACAGCCAGGGCCGGATCGTCCAGCCGTACGGCGACTACTCCCACACCTCGCCGGCCACGCCGCTCCAATTCCGCCGCTACCAGGTGGAGTTGTGGCCGGTCGGTAACCGGTTCGAGAAGGGCCACCGGATCCGGATCCAGATCGTCGGTACGTCGCTCGCGTCCCCGCTGGCGCTGCCCGCGATCCACAACCTGCGCATCGGTGGGGCCGATGGTGCGCGGCTGCGGGTGCCCGTGCTCCCGGGCAGCGACCTCGGCAGCGCGCTCACGCCGTAG
- a CDS encoding TetR/AcrR family transcriptional regulator, translating to MPPRAAPLSPEDRREALITATRPLLYEHGRAVTTRLIAEAAGVAEGTIFRVFASKEELIDATVTRAFEPGDVLRRLDEIDVELPLRERMLAMTSILQQRFLAIFGLMRAMGTVGPPQHLHDRPELKKGLEDVRARLLALIEPDADHLTLPPEQVLHVWRLLTFAGSHQEIADNDLLTPAQIVDTVLNGVERRDA from the coding sequence ATGCCACCACGCGCTGCCCCGCTCTCGCCCGAGGACCGGCGCGAAGCCCTCATCACGGCCACCCGGCCGCTGCTCTACGAGCACGGGCGTGCCGTCACCACGCGGCTGATCGCCGAGGCCGCCGGTGTCGCGGAGGGCACGATCTTCCGGGTCTTCGCCTCCAAGGAGGAGTTGATCGACGCCACGGTCACCCGGGCCTTCGAGCCCGGCGACGTGCTGCGCCGGCTCGACGAGATCGACGTCGAACTGCCGTTGCGTGAGCGGATGCTCGCGATGACCTCGATCCTCCAGCAGCGGTTCCTCGCGATCTTCGGGCTGATGCGCGCGATGGGGACCGTCGGTCCGCCGCAGCACCTGCATGACCGGCCCGAGCTCAAGAAGGGCCTCGAGGACGTGCGCGCCCGGTTGCTCGCGCTGATCGAGCCGGACGCCGATCACCTGACCCTGCCGCCCGAGCAGGTGCTGCACGTGTGGCGCCTGCTCACCTTCGCCGGCTCCCACCAGGAGATCGCCGACAACGACCTGCTGACCCCCGCCCAGATCGTCGACACCGTCCTGAACGGCGTCGAGAGGAGGGACGCCTGA
- a CDS encoding ABC transporter ATP-binding protein, which translates to MLPRLLRTYLSPYKGWLTAIVLLQFTATAAMLYLPSLNADIIDKGIAEGDTGYVIKIGAVMLGVSLVQAACSMSSAWFGGQAAMAFGRDLRKAVFARVGGFSAREVSTFGAPSLITRATNDVQQVQMLAMMVCLMGVMIPIMMIGGIVMAMREDLGLSWLVFAVVPVLFLCIGFVVSRMVPAFQTVQSRIDDVNRILREQITGIRVVRAFVREPQETARFAHSNDDLTEVSIRAGRWMALMFPLVMGVTNVAMVGVIWFGGHRVDNGQMEVGALTAFLSYLMQILMSVMMGTFMLMMIPRASVGAVRIAEVLDTDSSVIPAAHPVTSVDVAGHLDVEGVGLTYPGAEAPVLRDVTFSARPGQTIALIGSTGAGKTTLVNLIPRLLDATQGVVRVDGVDVRDLDPELLWSKIGLVPQRAFLFSGTVATNLRYGREDATDEELWEALEIAQAAGFVREMPDGLDTAVAQGGTTVSGGQRQRLAIARALVRRPEIYLFDDAFSALDVATDARLRAALGPITRDATVVIVGQRIATIRDADLILVLEDGEVVGRGTHDELMADDPTYQEIAASQGITSEEVVA; encoded by the coding sequence ATGCTTCCCCGCTTGCTCCGCACCTACCTGTCGCCGTACAAGGGCTGGCTGACGGCGATCGTGTTGCTGCAGTTCACGGCGACGGCCGCGATGCTCTACCTGCCCAGCCTGAACGCCGACATCATCGACAAGGGCATCGCCGAAGGGGACACCGGCTACGTCATCAAGATCGGCGCCGTCATGCTCGGCGTCTCGCTCGTCCAGGCCGCATGCTCCATGTCGTCCGCCTGGTTCGGTGGACAGGCTGCGATGGCGTTCGGCCGCGACCTGCGCAAGGCCGTCTTCGCGCGCGTCGGCGGCTTCTCCGCCCGCGAGGTCTCCACGTTCGGCGCACCCTCGCTGATCACCCGTGCGACGAACGACGTCCAGCAGGTCCAGATGCTCGCGATGATGGTCTGCCTGATGGGCGTCATGATCCCGATCATGATGATCGGCGGGATCGTCATGGCGATGCGCGAGGACCTCGGCCTGTCGTGGCTGGTCTTCGCCGTCGTACCGGTCCTCTTCCTCTGCATCGGGTTCGTGGTGTCGCGCATGGTGCCGGCGTTCCAGACGGTCCAGTCCCGTATCGACGACGTCAACCGCATCCTGCGCGAGCAGATCACGGGCATCCGCGTGGTCCGCGCGTTCGTGCGCGAACCGCAGGAGACCGCCCGGTTCGCCCACTCCAACGACGACCTCACCGAGGTGTCGATCCGCGCCGGACGCTGGATGGCGCTGATGTTCCCGCTGGTCATGGGTGTCACCAATGTCGCCATGGTCGGGGTGATCTGGTTCGGCGGGCACCGCGTCGACAACGGCCAGATGGAGGTCGGGGCGTTGACCGCGTTCCTCTCCTACCTGATGCAGATCCTGATGTCGGTGATGATGGGCACGTTCATGCTGATGATGATCCCGCGCGCCTCCGTGGGTGCCGTCCGGATCGCCGAGGTGCTCGACACCGACTCGAGCGTCATCCCGGCGGCCCATCCGGTCACGTCGGTCGACGTCGCCGGTCACCTCGACGTCGAGGGCGTGGGTCTCACCTACCCCGGTGCCGAGGCACCCGTGCTGCGCGACGTGACCTTCAGTGCGCGCCCCGGGCAGACGATCGCGCTGATCGGCTCCACCGGCGCCGGCAAGACCACGCTGGTCAACCTCATTCCCCGGCTGCTCGACGCCACCCAGGGCGTCGTCCGGGTCGACGGCGTCGACGTACGCGACCTCGACCCCGAACTGCTCTGGTCGAAGATCGGGCTGGTGCCGCAACGTGCCTTCCTGTTCTCCGGCACCGTCGCGACGAACCTGCGCTACGGCCGCGAGGACGCCACCGACGAAGAACTCTGGGAGGCGCTCGAGATCGCCCAGGCCGCGGGCTTCGTCCGCGAGATGCCCGACGGTCTCGACACCGCCGTCGCCCAAGGCGGTACGACGGTCTCTGGCGGTCAGCGCCAGCGGCTCGCCATCGCCCGCGCATTGGTACGACGACCGGAGATCTATCTCTTCGACGACGCCTTCTCGGCGCTCGACGTCGCCACTGACGCGCGGTTGCGGGCAGCCCTCGGCCCGATCACCCGCGACGCCACCGTCGTGATCGTCGGCCAGCGGATCGCGACGATCCGCGACGCCGACCTGATCCTCGTGCTCGAGGACGGCGAGGTCGTCGGCCGCGGCACCCATGACGAGCTGATGGCGGACGACCCGACGTACCAGGAGATCGCCGCCTCACAGGGCATCACGAGCGAGGAGGTCGTCGCATGA
- a CDS encoding ABC transporter ATP-binding protein translates to MSDSKTMKSTERIVQQGGPGRGPMGGMVGQKADNFRASAKRLIGLLRPARGRAFAVLLLGIGSVASVAIGPWLLGKATDAVFTGYIGKEVGQQLPEGATKSDAIAAAESRGDGQFADFLRGLDIIPGQGVDFGQVGQLLLVTLLIYIGGQVLGWLQGYYINDVVQETVRQMRSDVEDKVHRLPLSYFDKQPRGELLSRVTNDIDNVAQNLQQTMSQLLTSLLMVVGVLGMMFWISPLLALIALVSVPIAMFASGRIMKRSQSQFINQWRQTGKLNGQVEEAISGHALVSVFGRRESVEAGFDEANEALFQSSFKAQFISGLVMPVMMLVGNINYVIIAVVGGLRVTSGSMSIGDVQAFIQYSRMFSQPITQIASMANLLQSGVASAERVFELLDAEEEVDPSVVATVDDARASEAVREETRGEVAFEDVSFSYDPDEPLIEDLSLIAHPGQMVAIVGPTGAGKTTLVNLIMRFYELNAGRITLDGTDITALSRAELRSRIGMVLQDTWLFEGTIRDNIAYGRPDATEDEIRAAAKATYVDRFVHSLPDGYDTKVDDEGSNLSAGERQLITIARAFLAQPALLILDEATSSVDTRTELLLQHAMAALRTDRTSFVIAHRLSTIRDADLILVMEDGRIVEQGSHAELLEADGPFAHLHAAQFAAASI, encoded by the coding sequence ATGAGTGACTCGAAGACGATGAAGTCGACCGAGCGGATCGTCCAGCAGGGCGGACCCGGCCGCGGCCCGATGGGCGGCATGGTCGGCCAGAAGGCCGACAACTTCCGCGCCTCGGCGAAGCGCCTGATTGGGTTGCTGCGTCCCGCGCGGGGCCGGGCGTTCGCCGTACTCCTCCTCGGCATCGGCTCGGTCGCCTCGGTCGCGATCGGCCCGTGGCTGCTGGGCAAGGCCACCGATGCGGTCTTCACCGGCTACATCGGCAAGGAGGTCGGCCAGCAATTGCCGGAGGGCGCCACCAAGTCCGACGCCATCGCCGCGGCTGAGTCGCGTGGTGACGGTCAGTTCGCCGACTTCCTGCGCGGCCTCGACATCATCCCCGGCCAGGGCGTCGACTTCGGCCAGGTCGGCCAGTTGCTGCTGGTCACCCTGCTGATCTACATCGGCGGTCAGGTGCTCGGTTGGCTGCAGGGCTACTACATCAACGATGTCGTGCAGGAGACCGTGCGGCAGATGCGGTCCGACGTGGAGGACAAGGTGCATCGCCTGCCCCTGTCGTACTTCGACAAGCAGCCGCGCGGCGAGCTTCTCAGCCGGGTCACCAACGACATCGACAACGTCGCACAGAACCTCCAGCAGACGATGAGCCAATTGCTCACGTCCTTGCTGATGGTCGTCGGCGTCCTCGGCATGATGTTCTGGATCTCGCCGCTGCTGGCCCTGATCGCGCTGGTGTCGGTACCGATCGCGATGTTCGCGAGCGGCCGGATCATGAAGCGCTCCCAGAGCCAGTTCATCAACCAGTGGCGCCAGACCGGCAAGCTCAACGGTCAGGTCGAGGAGGCCATCTCCGGCCACGCACTGGTGTCGGTCTTCGGTCGCCGCGAGAGCGTCGAGGCGGGCTTCGACGAAGCCAACGAGGCGCTGTTCCAGTCGTCGTTCAAGGCACAGTTCATCAGCGGGCTGGTGATGCCGGTGATGATGCTGGTCGGCAACATCAACTACGTGATCATCGCCGTCGTCGGCGGGCTCCGGGTGACGTCCGGGTCGATGAGCATCGGTGACGTCCAGGCCTTCATCCAGTACTCCCGGATGTTCTCCCAGCCGATCACCCAGATCGCGTCGATGGCGAACCTCCTGCAGTCGGGAGTCGCGTCGGCGGAGCGGGTGTTCGAGTTGCTGGACGCCGAGGAGGAGGTGGATCCGTCGGTGGTCGCAACGGTTGATGACGCGCGTGCGTCTGAAGCCGTGCGCGAGGAGACTCGCGGCGAGGTGGCCTTCGAGGACGTGTCGTTCTCGTACGACCCCGACGAGCCGCTGATCGAGGACCTGTCCCTCATCGCGCACCCCGGCCAGATGGTCGCGATCGTGGGACCGACCGGCGCGGGCAAGACCACGCTGGTCAACCTGATCATGCGGTTCTACGAACTCAACGCAGGCCGGATCACCCTCGACGGCACGGACATCACCGCGCTCTCACGGGCCGAACTGCGCAGCCGGATCGGGATGGTGTTGCAGGACACCTGGCTGTTCGAGGGCACCATCCGCGACAACATCGCGTACGGCCGCCCCGACGCGACCGAGGACGAGATCCGTGCCGCAGCCAAGGCGACGTACGTCGACCGCTTCGTGCACTCGCTGCCCGACGGCTACGACACCAAGGTCGACGACGAGGGCTCGAACCTGTCCGCCGGCGAGCGACAACTGATCACCATCGCCCGGGCGTTCCTTGCCCAGCCGGCGCTGCTGATCCTCGACGAGGCGACGTCGTCGGTCGACACCCGTACGGAGCTGTTGCTGCAGCACGCGATGGCCGCCCTGCGGACCGACCGGACGTCGTTCGTGATCGCCCACCGGCTCTCCACGATCCGCGACGCCGACCTCATCCTGGTGATGGAGGACGGACGGATCGTGGAGCAGGGGTCGCACGCCGAACTGCTCGAGGCGGACGGTCCCTTCGCCCACCTCCACGCAGCGCAGTTCGCAGCCGCTTCCATCTGA
- a CDS encoding ABC transporter permease subunit → MGSIALVIGGLLGLGLGLGLFLTRKGGLFANRPVFVVLNVLVNFFRPIPFVIFVAALQPLARLVIGTGIGIWAATFAITIAAIFGISRIVEQNLVTVNPGVIEAARAMGASRTRITFTVLVPEALGPLILGFTFAFVAIIDMTAIAGVIAGGGLGSFAQVYGFRQFDEIVTWGSILVLVAIVMVIQLSGNLLARKVLRR, encoded by the coding sequence ATGGGCTCGATCGCCCTCGTGATCGGCGGCCTGCTCGGCCTCGGACTCGGCCTGGGCCTGTTCCTCACCCGCAAGGGCGGACTCTTCGCCAACCGCCCCGTGTTCGTGGTGCTCAACGTGCTGGTCAACTTCTTCCGGCCGATCCCGTTCGTGATCTTCGTGGCCGCCCTGCAGCCACTCGCGCGCCTCGTGATCGGCACCGGCATCGGGATCTGGGCAGCGACCTTCGCGATCACCATTGCCGCGATCTTCGGGATCAGCCGGATCGTCGAGCAGAACCTGGTGACGGTCAACCCGGGCGTGATCGAGGCGGCGCGCGCGATGGGCGCCAGCCGGACCCGGATCACGTTCACCGTCCTGGTGCCCGAAGCCCTCGGTCCGCTGATCCTCGGCTTCACGTTCGCCTTCGTGGCGATCATCGACATGACGGCCATCGCCGGCGTCATCGCCGGCGGCGGACTCGGCTCCTTCGCCCAGGTCTACGGCTTCCGCCAGTTCGACGAGATCGTCACCTGGGGCTCGATCCTGGTCCTCGTTGCCATCGTGATGGTGATCCAGTTGTCGGGCAACCTGCTGGCCCGCAAGGTGCTGCGGCGCTGA
- a CDS encoding ATP-binding cassette domain-containing protein gives MGLVELRGVVKEFAPARRGDAPIRAVDNVDLTVEQGEIFAIVGYSGAGKSTLVRLVNALEPATSGSVVVDGVDVTTLSERELRKVRLGIGMVFQQFNLLDSRTVWGNLAFPLTVAGTPRREQQKRISELLHFVGLGDKAHARIDELSGGQKQRVGIARALATNPQLLLADEATSALDPDTTRDVLDLLAKVNRELGITILLITHEMDAVRRIAHRVAVMENGKVVEEGVTAELFAEPQHPVTRRFVGSVVDDVPSPVALDALRERHPGRFIRIAFREGTARQSEVFAVLLRHQVEFELIFGGIEEIQGHTFGNLTLALTGDDDAIERGLTDVSALVAWTEVA, from the coding sequence ATGGGACTCGTGGAACTGCGGGGCGTCGTCAAGGAGTTCGCTCCGGCGCGACGTGGCGACGCCCCGATCCGCGCCGTGGACAACGTCGACCTCACCGTTGAGCAGGGCGAGATCTTCGCGATCGTCGGCTATTCCGGCGCTGGCAAGTCGACCCTCGTCCGACTGGTCAACGCGCTGGAGCCGGCGACGTCGGGCAGCGTGGTGGTCGACGGCGTCGACGTCACCACGCTCTCCGAGCGCGAGCTGCGCAAGGTCCGGCTCGGCATCGGGATGGTGTTCCAGCAGTTCAACCTGCTCGACTCACGCACCGTGTGGGGCAACCTGGCCTTCCCGCTCACCGTGGCGGGCACGCCGCGGCGGGAGCAGCAGAAGCGGATCTCCGAGCTGCTGCACTTCGTCGGCCTCGGCGACAAGGCGCATGCCCGCATCGACGAGCTGTCGGGCGGACAGAAGCAGCGCGTCGGCATTGCCCGCGCACTGGCCACCAACCCGCAGCTGCTGCTGGCCGACGAGGCCACCAGCGCACTGGACCCCGACACGACCCGCGACGTGCTCGACCTGCTCGCCAAGGTCAACCGGGAACTCGGGATCACGATCCTGCTGATCACCCACGAAATGGACGCCGTACGACGGATCGCGCATCGCGTTGCGGTGATGGAGAACGGGAAGGTGGTGGAGGAGGGCGTGACGGCCGAGCTGTTCGCCGAGCCCCAGCACCCGGTGACCCGCCGCTTCGTGGGCTCGGTCGTCGACGACGTCCCGTCACCAGTCGCACTCGACGCCCTGCGGGAGCGGCATCCGGGCCGGTTCATCCGGATCGCGTTCCGCGAAGGAACGGCGCGCCAGTCCGAGGTGTTCGCCGTACTCCTGCGGCACCAGGTCGAGTTCGAGCTCATCTTCGGCGGCATCGAGGAGATCCAGGGCCACACCTTCGGGAACCTCACCCTTGCCCTCACCGGCGATGACGACGCGATCGAGCGAGGACTGACGGATGTCAGCGCGCTCGTCGCCTGGACGGAGGTGGCCTGA
- a CDS encoding MetQ/NlpA family ABC transporter substrate-binding protein: MSDDIPLIEAPKSRLPLLVGVGVVVIALIGAVIFFATRGDDAPRATGKDATTELDKDNPVKVVLGTVGASDAYWKTLTDAAKEAGIDLEVKDFASYPLPNPALSEGELDANQFQHIVYLAEHNVANNDDLVPIGSTAIYPLGLYSKKYDDVADIKDGDTVVVPDDDSNQARGLLVLQSAGLVTLKNGGTIFSTVADVDESASRVKVKAVQADLTVTSLPDVAAAIINNDFVTDAGLKFDDAIAQDDPSSDKALPYVNIFAVRAEDKDNPVLLKLVEIYQQTQAVLDGADEASGNTAEFLTISQADLEKSLHQVEDQIREKK, translated from the coding sequence ATGTCCGACGACATTCCCCTCATCGAAGCCCCGAAGTCCCGACTGCCCCTGCTGGTCGGCGTTGGTGTCGTGGTGATCGCCCTCATCGGCGCGGTGATCTTCTTCGCCACCCGCGGCGACGACGCACCCCGCGCCACCGGCAAGGACGCCACCACCGAACTGGACAAGGACAACCCGGTGAAGGTCGTGCTCGGCACGGTCGGTGCCTCCGACGCGTACTGGAAGACCCTCACGGACGCGGCCAAGGAAGCCGGCATCGACCTGGAGGTCAAGGACTTCGCCAGCTACCCGCTGCCGAATCCCGCGCTGAGCGAGGGCGAACTGGACGCCAACCAGTTCCAGCACATCGTGTACCTCGCCGAGCACAACGTCGCGAACAACGACGACCTGGTCCCGATCGGTTCCACCGCGATCTACCCGCTCGGCCTCTACTCCAAGAAGTACGACGACGTCGCCGACATCAAGGACGGCGACACCGTCGTGGTCCCCGACGACGACTCCAACCAGGCGCGCGGCCTGCTCGTGCTCCAGTCGGCCGGCCTGGTCACGCTCAAGAACGGCGGCACGATCTTCTCGACCGTCGCCGACGTCGACGAGTCCGCCTCCCGGGTGAAGGTCAAGGCCGTCCAGGCGGACCTGACCGTCACGTCGCTGCCCGACGTGGCCGCCGCGATCATCAACAACGACTTCGTCACCGACGCCGGCCTGAAGTTCGACGACGCCATCGCCCAGGACGACCCGTCCTCGGACAAGGCACTGCCGTACGTGAACATCTTCGCGGTTCGCGCCGAGGACAAGGACAACCCGGTCCTGTTGAAGCTGGTCGAGATCTACCAGCAGACGCAGGCAGTACTCGACGGTGCCGACGAGGCATCCGGCAACACTGCGGAGTTCCTCACGATCAGCCAGGCGGACCTCGAGAAGAGCCTGCACCAGGTCGAGGACCAGATCCGCGAGAAGAAGTAG
- a CDS encoding MDR family MFS transporter — translation MATNQPATAEPGQMTHREIMEALTGLLLAMFVAMLSSTVVSNALPAIVTDLHGSQTGYTWIVVATLLTMTATTPIWGKLADLFSKKLLVQVALIIFSIGSVIAALAPSMGVLIGARAIQGLGIGGLTALVQVVIASMVSPRERGRYSGYIGAVFATATVSGPLLGGLVVDSPLGWRGCFMIGLPVAALAFVVLQKTLHLPVVKREVKIDYAGATLIMGGISLILVWVSLAGTNFDWISGTSAALVAGSVALIAAALWVEARVASEPVIPLRLFRDRTIALATAASVMVGVAMFAATVYLSQYFQLARGMSPTEAGLMSIAMVGGLLVSSIISGRAISATGLWKRWLVGGMVLVMVGTTLLGTIDAHTALWVVASYMAIVGIGLGATMQNLVLAVQNNTAPEDLGVASSLVAMFRSIGGSVGVAALGAVLAHQVTGGVKDGLLSLVKAGKVTPEQLATMEHSTGDIPDLASLPLPIRALYENSFGDAVGHIFWVSVPFTIVAFLCILFIKEVPLRTTTGAVAEESELETVQ, via the coding sequence ATGGCAACCAATCAACCCGCTACCGCGGAACCGGGCCAGATGACCCACCGCGAGATCATGGAAGCCCTGACCGGGCTCCTGCTCGCCATGTTCGTGGCGATGCTCTCCAGCACCGTGGTGAGCAACGCCCTCCCTGCGATCGTCACCGACCTCCACGGCAGCCAGACCGGCTACACCTGGATCGTCGTCGCGACCCTGCTCACCATGACTGCGACCACCCCGATCTGGGGCAAGCTGGCGGACCTCTTCAGCAAGAAGCTCCTCGTCCAGGTCGCGCTGATCATCTTCTCGATCGGCTCCGTGATCGCTGCCCTCGCGCCCAGCATGGGCGTGCTGATCGGCGCCCGTGCGATCCAGGGTCTCGGCATCGGTGGCCTGACCGCGCTGGTGCAGGTCGTCATCGCCTCGATGGTCTCCCCGCGCGAACGCGGCCGCTACAGCGGCTACATCGGCGCGGTCTTCGCCACCGCCACCGTCAGCGGCCCGCTGCTCGGCGGCCTCGTCGTCGACAGCCCCCTCGGGTGGCGCGGCTGCTTCATGATCGGCCTTCCCGTGGCGGCGCTCGCGTTCGTCGTACTCCAGAAGACGCTGCACCTGCCGGTGGTCAAGCGCGAGGTCAAGATCGACTACGCCGGCGCGACCCTGATCATGGGCGGCATCAGTCTGATCCTCGTCTGGGTCAGCCTGGCCGGCACCAACTTCGACTGGATCTCCGGTACGTCGGCGGCGCTCGTCGCAGGCAGCGTGGCCCTCATTGCTGCGGCCCTGTGGGTCGAGGCGCGGGTGGCGAGCGAACCGGTGATCCCGTTGCGCCTGTTCCGTGACCGCACCATCGCGCTCGCGACGGCGGCCTCCGTGATGGTCGGCGTGGCCATGTTCGCCGCGACCGTCTACCTCAGCCAGTACTTCCAGCTCGCCCGCGGGATGAGCCCCACCGAGGCTGGCCTGATGTCGATCGCGATGGTCGGCGGCCTGCTCGTCTCCAGCATCATCAGCGGCCGGGCCATCTCCGCGACCGGCCTGTGGAAGCGTTGGCTCGTCGGCGGCATGGTGCTGGTGATGGTCGGCACCACCCTGCTCGGCACGATCGACGCGCACACCGCGCTGTGGGTCGTCGCCAGCTACATGGCGATCGTCGGCATCGGCCTGGGTGCAACCATGCAGAACCTGGTGCTCGCGGTGCAGAACAACACGGCACCGGAAGACCTCGGAGTGGCCAGCTCGCTCGTCGCGATGTTCCGCTCGATCGGTGGCTCCGTCGGCGTCGCCGCCCTCGGTGCGGTGCTCGCCCACCAGGTCACCGGCGGTGTGAAGGACGGCCTCCTCAGCCTCGTCAAGGCCGGCAAGGTCACCCCCGAGCAGCTGGCCACGATGGAGCACTCCACGGGCGACATCCCGGACCTGGCCAGCCTGCCGCTCCCGATCCGCGCCCTCTACGAGAACTCCTTCGGCGACGCTGTCGGCCACATCTTCTGGGTGTCGGTACCGTTCACGATCGTGGCGTTCCTCTGCATCCTGTTCATCAAGGAGGTGCCGCTGCGCACCACCACCGGAGCGGTGGCCGAGGAGTCCGAACTGGAGACGGTGCAATGA
- a CDS encoding MarR family transcriptional regulator, with protein MSPKTDDRIDVLKDLESEVGVLIRRIRRVIGERARAVHPELLPASYLMLAYVRDHGPLRASAMCAVFDIDKGAISRQVQHLLDLGLLDRHPDPEDGRATLLTTSKEGEERLEGVAAERRELLAERLSDWSYDELTAFSTSLRRYNDALGIPADR; from the coding sequence ATGAGCCCGAAGACCGATGACCGGATCGACGTCCTCAAGGACCTCGAGTCCGAGGTCGGCGTCCTGATCCGCAGGATCCGCCGCGTCATCGGCGAACGGGCCCGCGCCGTGCATCCCGAGTTGCTTCCGGCGTCGTACCTGATGCTCGCCTACGTCCGCGACCACGGACCGCTGCGGGCCTCGGCGATGTGCGCGGTCTTCGACATCGACAAGGGCGCCATCAGCCGTCAGGTCCAGCACCTGCTCGACCTCGGTCTCCTGGACCGCCATCCCGACCCGGAGGACGGCCGGGCGACCCTGCTGACCACCAGCAAGGAAGGCGAGGAGCGCCTCGAGGGTGTTGCGGCTGAGCGCCGTGAACTCCTCGCCGAGCGGCTCTCCGACTGGTCGTACGACGAACTGACCGCGTTCTCGACGTCGCTGCGACGCTACAACGACGCGCTCGGGATCCCCGCCGACCGCTGA